TTCTCGAGCGGCCGTCGGCGCTGCGGATCCTGGTGGCGACGATCACGGGGAACCTCTATCTGCTCTTCGGCACGGCCTTTTTCTCGATCGTATCGATCCTCGTGGCGCCGATTCCGCCGCGCGGCAACTGGACGAATCGCGCCGCGCGCCTGTGGGCGCGGGGTCTCCTCTGGTCGAGCTGGATCCGGCTCGAGGTCCGGAGCCCGGAGACCGGCCCCGGGCAGGCGGGCGATTCTTCCGCCGGCGACCGCTTCGTCATCATGGCGAACCACCAGAGCCTGTTCGACATCCCGGCCCTGCTGGCGGCGATTCCGGGCCAGAGCCGCTTCATCGCCAAGCGCAGCCTCTTCAAGATTCCGATCTTCGGCTGGGCGATGGCCGCCGGGGGGTTCATCCCGGTCGACCGCAAGGATCGCTCGACGG
This genomic window from Thermoanaerobaculia bacterium contains:
- a CDS encoding 1-acyl-sn-glycerol-3-phosphate acyltransferase, whose amino-acid sequence is MRSVSGVTRDTPATPDRSRDDAGKGVGGAHALPVLERPSALRILVATITGNLYLLFGTAFFSIVSILVAPIPPRGNWTNRAARLWARGLLWSSWIRLEVRSPETGPGQAGDSSAGDRFVIMANHQSLFDIPALLAAIPGQSRFIAKRSLFKIPIFGWAMAAGGFIPVDRKDRSTAKDSFGSALDKLARGASIVVFPEEVRSLGGKVLPFRRGGFLMALKSGLPVVPVGLHGTLAVQSRHSFLIRPQTVTVQFG